The genomic stretch GGGATCCCGACGGCCAAATGCTGTCACACCAACAACTGAAACGCTTCAGCTAGCATAAACGAATTGCCGGTCAAAGGAAATATGGCGACAGGGCGGATGCCAGAAGAGTGATCTGCGTCAAAAAATTACCGCACGGTTTGCTACCAAAAAGCTGACGGGATCAAAAAAGGCCGGGAGACGATCCCGGCCTTGCATGAGAGGCTAACAAAGCGATGTGCTTATTTCAGCAGCGCTTTCGCCTTCGCTACCACGTTGTCGGTGGTGAAGCCAAATACGTCGAACAGTTTTTCTGCCGGCGCGGATTCGCCAAAGCTTTCCATACCGACAATCGCGCCATTCAGACCGACATATTTGTACCAGTAGTCAGCGATGCTGGCTTCGATCGCCACACGGGCAGCCACAGCAGACGGCAGTACCGCTTCACGGTAGGCTGCATCCTGTTTGTCGAACGCATCGGTAGACGGCATGGACACCACGCGCGCCTTAACGCCTTCGTCGGTCAGTTTCTGCCAGGCGGCAACCGCCAGTTCCACTTCAGAACCGGTCGCGATCAGAATCAGCTGCGGCTGGCCGCCGCTGTCTTTCAGCACATAGGCGCCTTTGGCGACGTCCGCCAACTGCTGAGCGGTACGATCCTGCTGCGCCAGGTTCTGACGAGACAGGATCAGCGCCGTCGGGCCGTCTTTGCGCTCAATGGCGTATTTCCAGGCCACCGCGGTTTCTACCTGATCCGCCGGGCGCCAGGTGCTCATGTTCGGCGTCACGCGCAGGCTGGCCAGCTGTTCCACCGGCTGGTGGGTCGGGCCGTCTTCGCCCAGCCCGATAGAGTCGTGGGTGTAGACATAGATGCTGCGCACTTTCATCAGCGCCGCCATACGTACCGCGTTACGGGCATATTCAACGAACATCAGGAAGGTCGCGGTGTACGGCACGAAGCCGCCGTGCAGCGAGATACCGTTGGCGATAGCGGTCATGCCGAATTCGCGCACGCCGTAGTGGATGTAGTTGCCTGCCGGGTCTTCATTCAAGGCTTTGGAACCGGACCAAATGGTCAGGTTGCTCGGCGCCAGGTCGGCGGAACCGCCCAGGAATTCCGGCAACAGCTTGCCATAGGCTTCCAGCGCGTTTTGCGAGGCTTTACGGCTGGCGATCTTGGCCGGATTGGCCTGCAGTTGTTCGATCACCTTAGCCGACTCCGCCTGCCAGCTAGCCGGCAGTTCGCCGCTAACGCGACGGGTGAATTCGGCAGCCAGTTCCGGATAAGCGCTGGCGTAAGCGTTGAACGCCTGTTGCCAGGCCGCTTCTTTGCTCTGACCGGCTTGGCGGGCATCCCAGGCGGCGTAGATATCAGCCGGGATTTCAAACGGACCGTATTTCCAGCCCAGCTGTTCGCGGGTGGCGGCCACTTCGGCGTCGCCCAGCGGCGCGCCGTGGGAATCGTGGGTGCCGGCCTTGTTCGGCGAACCGAAACCGATCACGGTCTTGCACAGCAGCAACGACGGTTTGTCGGTCACGCTCTGCGCTGCTTTGATGGCGCGCTGGATAGCGTCGGCGTCGTGGCCGTCAACACCGCGCACTACATGCCAGCCGTAGGATTCGAAACGGGCGGCGGTGTCATCGGTAAACCAGCCCTCGATGTGGCCGTCGATGGAAATGCCGTTGTCGTCGTAGAAGGCGACCAGTTTGCCCAGTTTCAGGGTCCCGGCCAGCGAACAGACTTCATGGGAAATCCCTTCCATCATGCAACCGTCACCCAGGAACACATAGGTGTGGTGGTCAACGATGTCATGACCCGGACGGTTGAACTGCGCCGCCAGCGTGCGCTCGGCAATCGCCATACCGACTGCGTTGGCGATCCCCTGGCCCAACGGGCCGGTGGTGGTTTCCACGCCCGGCGTATAACCCACTTCCGGGTGACCCGGCGTTCTGGAGTGCAACTGGCGGAAGTTTTTCAGTTCTTCAATCGGCAGATCGTAACCGGTCAGGTGCAGCAGGCTGTAGATCAGCATGGATGCGTGGCCGTTGGACAGCACGAAGCGGTCACGGTTGGCCCAGTGCGGGTTGGCCGGATTGTGGTTCAAATGGTCACGCCACAGGACTTCGGCGATATCCGCCATACCCATCGGTGCGCCCGGATGACCAGATTTGGCCTTCTGCACGCCATCCATACTCAACGCACGGATAGCATTGGCAAGTTCTTTACGAGAGGACATGCTTTACTCCAGATCGGATTGAACAGTTGCCTGTCGAACATAAAACATATTAATCAATGTGTTAGCTCAAAAAGGCAAAGAAAAGATATCCACAAATGTACATGAAAACCCGGCCGATTGCACATGGAACAGCAAGCGGAAAAAACGCACGGATCTGCTGACATGCAGGCCGGATAGCAGGCTTTTCGCTTTATCAGGGCGGTTTTATTCGTTCCAGCTCACACGATGTAGCAGCTTTGCCTGTTTACGCCCGCGATTTTTCATTACATTTGGGCGGTATAATTTTGCACGGATATAATCGCAGCACTCACCGGGGCGGCGGTTCGTCTGGCTCGGGGCGAGCGCGTCCGCTAAACAATCACGCGGCATCCATCAGAAAGATTGATAAAAAAAGGCATCCCCAGGGATGCCTTTTGGTGTTACTGGCCGGAGTTTATCCCCGATTAATGCGCGGCGGCCTCATGCCCGTGCAGACGGTGACGGGTCACCAGCCCCAGCAGGAAGCACATCACGAACACCACAAAATACAGTCCGTTGGCGGTCACCAGTGCGGCATGCACGCCAAAGTGCTGCACGATCGGCCCGGTGACGATAAAGGTCAGCATGGTCCCGACCGTTCCGCAGGTCAGAATGAAGTTCACCAGTTTCGGCGACGGTACTTTAGTCTGCTGGGAACCCAGCGTAATCAGCGTGGTGTAGATAGCGCTGGAAATAAAGCCCAGGCCGAAGATGAAGTATTTCAGCAGTTGGGGCTGATCGCTGCTCACGAACAGGTACATCGCCCCGGCGGCCAGAATAGCCAGTACGGTAACGACGCGCTGCAAATCAAAGAATTTGAGCACAAAGCTAAACACCCACATGCCGATCATGTACGACGTCCAGAAACTGCTGACCAGTTCGCCGGCATCGCCGATGCTCATGCCAAAGGATTTGGTCACATATTCCGGCACCCACTGGATAAACGCCAGTTGTCCCAGGATGTAGCACAGCGCGGCGATCGACAGAAATACTACGCCCATGCCCCATTTTTCCGTCTCGACAGCCGTTTTCTGAGCGCTGGTTTTATCCGTGCCGATGGCGGGGAAGTCAGACAACAGCGTCAGCACCAGAATCGCCACGTACAGCAGCCCGATACAGGCGTAAATCCAGTACCAGCCGAAATGGCGGGACAATAATGCCGCGGCCACAATCGGGAAAATCATGCCGGCCATACTGAAAAACGAATCGGTGAACAGCAGACGGGCGCCACGCTGGCGGCCGGAATACAGTTGCGTAATCAGGAAGGTGCCGATCGACATGGTAATGCCGCTGACCACGCCCAGCGTAAACATACAGACGGAAAAGACAGCCAGCGATTTACCCACGAACAGCCCGATGATCGACAGCACGATCAGGACAAAACCGAAGACCAACTGTTT from Dickeya fangzhongdai encodes the following:
- the tkt gene encoding transketolase; translation: MSSRKELANAIRALSMDGVQKAKSGHPGAPMGMADIAEVLWRDHLNHNPANPHWANRDRFVLSNGHASMLIYSLLHLTGYDLPIEELKNFRQLHSRTPGHPEVGYTPGVETTTGPLGQGIANAVGMAIAERTLAAQFNRPGHDIVDHHTYVFLGDGCMMEGISHEVCSLAGTLKLGKLVAFYDDNGISIDGHIEGWFTDDTAARFESYGWHVVRGVDGHDADAIQRAIKAAQSVTDKPSLLLCKTVIGFGSPNKAGTHDSHGAPLGDAEVAATREQLGWKYGPFEIPADIYAAWDARQAGQSKEAAWQQAFNAYASAYPELAAEFTRRVSGELPASWQAESAKVIEQLQANPAKIASRKASQNALEAYGKLLPEFLGGSADLAPSNLTIWSGSKALNEDPAGNYIHYGVREFGMTAIANGISLHGGFVPYTATFLMFVEYARNAVRMAALMKVRSIYVYTHDSIGLGEDGPTHQPVEQLASLRVTPNMSTWRPADQVETAVAWKYAIERKDGPTALILSRQNLAQQDRTAQQLADVAKGAYVLKDSGGQPQLILIATGSEVELAVAAWQKLTDEGVKARVVSMPSTDAFDKQDAAYREAVLPSAVAARVAIEASIADYWYKYVGLNGAIVGMESFGESAPAEKLFDVFGFTTDNVVAKAKALLK
- the tsgA gene encoding MFS transporter TsgA codes for the protein MSDLNRQRLFFTSCFSYALTGALVIVTGMVMGDIAQYFNVPIANMSNTFTFLNAGILLSIFLNVWLMDIFPLKKQLVFGFVLIVLSIIGLFVGKSLAVFSVCMFTLGVVSGITMSIGTFLITQLYSGRQRGARLLFTDSFFSMAGMIFPIVAAALLSRHFGWYWIYACIGLLYVAILVLTLLSDFPAIGTDKTSAQKTAVETEKWGMGVVFLSIAALCYILGQLAFIQWVPEYVTKSFGMSIGDAGELVSSFWTSYMIGMWVFSFVLKFFDLQRVVTVLAILAAGAMYLFVSSDQPQLLKYFIFGLGFISSAIYTTLITLGSQQTKVPSPKLVNFILTCGTVGTMLTFIVTGPIVQHFGVHAALVTANGLYFVVFVMCFLLGLVTRHRLHGHEAAAH